In the Populus trichocarpa isolate Nisqually-1 chromosome 1, P.trichocarpa_v4.1, whole genome shotgun sequence genome, one interval contains:
- the LOC7476079 gene encoding uncharacterized protein LOC7476079 translates to MKKKPSNEFGMSSKTHGVESEELSSSEEDESEIERELAEVTFEDLQKAKSNGSLTVFKKPDQEKKGGRANKNRPTEVSCKKPVSRFREVVQVPKKVVRDPRFESLCGNLDVEGFRKRYDFLFKNNLPAEKEELKKQLKKSNDPKVIDQLKERISWIEKQTKFESTKQTDAAILAEHKKKEREAAKQGKRPFYLKKSDIRKQRLTEKYNKLKASGKLESFIEKRRKKNAAKDHRYMPYRRSANSEQQS, encoded by the exons atgaagaagaagccCAGTAATGAATTTGGCATGTCAAGCAAAACCCATGGTGTAGAAAGTGAAGAATTGTCTTCTTCAGAGGAAGAT GAGAGTGAAATAGAGAGAGAGCTGGCAGAAGTTACTTTTGAGGATCTTCAAAAAGCAAAGTCTAATGGGTCTCTTACAGTTTTTAAAAAGCCTGATCAGGAGAAGAAGGGTGGCAGAGCTAACAAGAATAGGCCGACGGAGGTGAGCTGCAAGAAGCCGGTGAGTCGTTTTCGAGAGGTTGTTCAAGTTCCTAAAAAG GTAGTACGCGATCCCCGCTTTGAGTCTTTGTGTGGCAATCTTGATGTTGAGGG GTTTAGAAAAAGATACGACTTTCTGTTTAAGAATAATCTTCCTGCTGAGAAAGAG GAACTAAAGAAGCAACTGAAGAAATCCAATGATCCGAAAGTCATTGATCAATTGAAGGAGCGTATATCTTGGATT GAGAAGCAGACGAAGTTTGAGTCAACAAAGCAGACTGATGCAGCTATACTGGCTGAGcacaagaagaaagagagagaagctgCGAAGCAAGGGAAACGGCCCTTTTATCTGAAAAAAT CGGATATACGGAAACAGAGGCTTACTGAAAAATACAACAAACTCAAG GCATCTGGCAAGCTCGAATCCTTCATTgagaaaaggaggaaaaagaatGCTGCAAAGGATCACAGATACATGCCATACCGAAGGTCAGCCAATAGTGAGCAACAGAGCTGA